CGCGCCTACGTCACGCGACGCACCCAGCAGGGCCTGTCCAAGCGAGAAGTCATGCGCTGCCTCAAGCGCTACATCGCCCGCGAGCTCTACGCCGACCTACCCCAGCAAATGTTGGCTTGACGGCCCTAGGAGCATCACTACCGGGCGGCCCGGGTCCATCGCCCTGGACCGGCCTTCAGAGGCCCATCAGGTGCTCGAGGCCGACGGTCAGGCCGGGGCGCGACGCGACCTGGCGCACCGCGAGCAGGACGCCAGGCATGAACGACGAACGGTCGGTGGAGTCGTGCCGGAGGGTGAGGGTCTCCCCCGGACCGCCGAGCAGCACCTCCTGGCTGGCCACCAACCCCCGGGCACGCACCGCGTGCACGTGCACACCGTCGACGTCCGCCCCGCGAGCGCCGTCGGGGTCGCTCGTGGTCGCGTCCGGCACCGGGCCGAGACCGGCCTTCCGGCGCGCGGCGGCGACCAGCTCGGCCGTCCGGCGTGCGGTGCCGCTGGGCGCGTCGCCCTTGTCCGGGTGGTGCAGCTCGACGACCTCGACCGACTCGAACCACGGCGCGGCCTGGGCCGCGAAGCGCATCATCAGCACCGCGCCGACGGCGAAGTTCGGCGCCACCACGACGCCCACTTCCGGCGCCCCGGCCAGCCAGGACTCGACCTCGGCCAGCCGGTCCGGCGACATGCCGCTGGTGCCCACCACGACGTGGATCCCGTGCTCGACGCAGAACCGGACGTTGTCCATCACCACGTCCGGCCGGGTGAGGTCGACCGCCACCCGCGCCCCCGCGTCGGTGAGCGCGCTGCGCTCGTCGCCGGAGCCGAGGCGCGCGACCAGGTCGAGGTCCTCGGCCGCCTCGACGGCGGCGGTCGCAGCAGCACCCATCCGGCCGTACGCCCCGAGCACGCCCACCTGGGTGGCCATGGACTAGGCCACCGCCGAGGTGAAGTCGCGGTCCTCGTCGAAGGGACCCACGACGGCCAGCGTCGGCCGCACCGCGAGCAGGTCGGAGGCGACCGCGGCCACGTCGTCCAGCGTCACCGCCTCGATCCGGGCCAGTACGTCGTCGACGGACAGCAGCTCGCCGTAGACCAGCTCGGCCTTGCCGATGCGGCTCATCCGGGACCCGGTGTCCTCGAGCCCGAGCACCAGCGAGCCGCGCAGCTGGCCCTTGCCGCGGTCGAGCTCCTCGAGGGTGATGCCAGCCGCGGCCACCTTGTCGACCTCGTCACGGCAGATCGCCAGGACCTCGTCGACCTTGCGCGGGACACACCCGGCGTAGACCCCGAAGAGCCCCGTGTCGGCGTACTGCGCGTGGTAGCTGTAGACGCTGTAGGCAAGGCCGCGCTTCTCGCGGACCTCCTGGAACAGCCGGGAGGACATCCCACCGCCGAGGGCGGCGTTGAGGACCCCGAGCGCGAAGCGCCGCTCGTCGGTCCGGGCGATGCCGGCACCACCGAGCACCACGTTTGCCTGCTCGCTGGGCCGGCGCACGACCCGGACGTCGCCGGGTCGGGTCGCCGGTGCGCGGCCGCCGGCCCGGGCCTGCGTGGGGTCCGTGTCGCCGTCGAGCATCCCGGCCTGCGCGAACGCCGCCTTGACCAGACGGACGACGTTGGCGTGGTCGACGTTGCCGGCCACCGCGACGACCATGTCCTGTGGCTGGTAGCGGCGGCGGTAGTAGCCGTTGATCGCCGACCGGCGGATCGTCTCGATCGACTCGACGGTGCCTAGCACCGGGCGGGCGATCGGCGCGTCGCCGAAGAGGACCTGGGCGAACTGGTCGTGCACCATGTCCGTCGGGTCGTCCTCGTGCATGGCGATCTCCTCGAGGATCACGCCCCGCTCTGCGTCGACGTCGGAGCCGCGGATCACCGACGAGGTGACCAGGTCGCAGACGACGTCGACGGCGAGCGGCAGGTCGGCGTCGAGGACCCGCGCGTAGAAGCAGGTGTACTCCTTCGACGTGAACGCGTTCATCTCGCCGCCGACCGCGTCGATCGACGCCGAGATGGCCAGCGCGTCCCGGCGCCGGGTGCCCTTGAAGAGCAGGTGCTCGAGGTAGTGCGAGGCGCCGGCGAGCGCCGGCGACTCGTCGCGGGAGCCCACCCCGACCCACACGCCGACGGTCACCGACCGGACGGTGGGCACCGCCTCGGTGACGATCCGCAGCCCGCCGGGCAGGACGGTGTGACGGACGAGTCCGCCACCACCGTCCCCCCGGTCGAGCGTGCGGGTGGCCTGACGGCCCAAGGCGGCTAGGCCTCGACCGACGCGTCGGCCGGCGGGCCCGCGGGCGCGCCGTCGGCGGTGTCGCCGGCCTCGACCGGCACCAGCGAGAGCTTGCCCCGCGGGTCGATCTCGGCGATCTGGACCTGCACCTTGTCGCCGACCTTGACCACGTCCTCGACGTTGTCGACCCGCTTGCCGCCCGCGAGCGCGCGCAGCTTGGAGATGTGCAGCAGGCCGTCACGGCCGGGCACCAGCGAGACGAAGGCACCGAAGGTCGTGGTCTTGACGACCGTGCCCAGGTAGCGCTCGCCGACCTCGGGCATCGTCGGGTTGGCGATGCCGTTGATCATCGTGCGGGCAGCCTCGGCCTTCGGGCCGTCGGTGGCGCCGATGTAGATCGTGCCGTCGTCCTCGATGCTGATCTCGGCACCGGTGTCGTCCTGGATCTGGTTGATCATCTTGCCCTTGGGGCCGATGACCGCGCCGATCTGGTCGACCGGGATCTTGATGGTGATGATCCGCGGCGCGTGGGGCGACATCTCGTCCGGGGCGTCGATCGCCTCGTGCATGACGTCGAGGATGTGCAGCCGGGCCTCCTTGGCCTGGGTGAGCGCCGAGGCGAGCACCGAGGCCGGGATGCCGTCGAGCTTGGTGTCGAGCTGGATCGCGGTCACGAACTCGCGGGTGCCGGCGACCTTGAAATCCATGTCGCCGAAGGCGTCCTCGGCACCGAGGATGTCGGTGAGCGCGGCGTACTCCGTCTCACCATCCACCGTGTCGGAGATCAGGCCCATCGCGATGCCGGCCACGGGGGCGCGCAGCGGCACGCCGGCTTGGAGGAGCGACATGGTCGACGCGCACACCGAGCCCATGGACGTCGAGCCGTTGGAGCCGAGGGCCTCGGACACCTGGCGGATGGCGTAGGGAAACTCCTCGCGGGCCGGGAGCACCGGCAGGATCGCCCGCTCGGCGAGTGCGCCGTGGCCGATCTCGCGGCGCTTCGGCGAGCCGACCCGGCCGGTCTCACCGGTCGAGTAGGGCGGGAAGTTGTAGTTGTGCATGTAGCGCTTGCGGTTCTCGGGGTTCAACGTGTCGATCATCTGCTCCATGCGGAGCATGTTGAGCGTCGTGACCCCGAGGATCTGGGTCTCGCCTCGCTCGAAGAGCGCCGAGCCGTGCACCCGCGGGAGCACCTCGACCTCGGCGGCCAGGGTGCGGATGTCCGAGAGGCCACGGCCGTCGATGCGCACCTTGTCGCGCAGGATGCGCTGGCGGACCAGCTTCTTGGTGACGGCGCGGTACGCCGCGCTGATCTCCTTCTCGCGGCCCTCGAACTGGCCGGCGAGCTTCTCCTTGGCCGACTCCTTGAGGCGGTCGAGCTCGGTCTCGCGCTCCTGCTTCGCGGCGATCGTCAGCGCCTGGCCCAGGTCGTCGCCCACCAGGCTGCTGACGGCCTCGAGGACGTCGTCCTGGTAGTCGAGGAAGCGCGGGAACTCGGCCGTCGGCTTGTTGACCGCCGAGGCCAGCTGCTGCTGGGCCTCGCAGAGGACCTTGATGAACGGCTTCGCGGCCTCGAGGCCCTGGGCGACGACCTCCTCGGTCGGAGCGGTCTTGGCATCGTCCTTGATCAGGTGCCAGGCAGCTGTGGTGGCCTCGGCCTCGACCATCATGATCGCGACGTCTTCCCCTTTCGGGGTGTTGACCGTGCGGCCGGCCACCACCATGTCGAAGACGGCCGACTCGAGCTGCTCGTGGGTGGGGAACGCGACCCACTGGTCGTCAATGAGAGCTACCCGGGTGGCGCCCACCGGGCCGGAGAACGGCAGGCCGGAGAGCTGGGTCGAGGCCGACGCGGCGTTGATGGCCACGACGTCGTACATGTCCTTGGGGTCCAGCGCCATGACGGTGATGACGACCTGGACCTCGTTGCGCAGGCCCTTGGCGAAGGTCGGGCGCAGCGGGCGGTCGATCAGCCGGCAGGTGAGGATCGCGTCCTCGGAGGGCCGGCCCTCACGGCGGAAGAACGAGCCGGGGATGCGCCCGGCGGCGTACATGCGCTCCTCGACGTCGACCGTCAGCGGGAAGAAGTCGAGCTGGTCCTTGGGGTGCTTGCCGGCCGTCGTGGCCGAGAGCAGCATCGTGTCGTCGTCGAGGTAGGCCGCGACCGAGCCGGCGGCCTGGCGGGCGAGGCGCCCGGTCTCGAAGCGGACGGTGCGCTTGCCGAACGAGCCGTTGTCGATGACGGCGTCGGCGGTGTGGACGTTCTGACCCTCCATGTCGGGTCACTCTCCTGTTCCTTGGCGGAGGAGCAGGTCGCACACGACGAACAGCCGGTCTTCGATGGAAGCCTTCGGACTGCCAGAACGCAGGTCGCCCAGCGGTCCGCGGGCCACTACCGAGGACCGGAACGCCTGGGCGAACCGCTCCTCACGGTGAGTGGGACTAGCGGCGGAGGCCGAGCTTCTCGATCAACGCGCGGTAGCGGTTGATGTCCTTCTTGGCCAGGTAGTTGAGCAGCCGGCGGCGCCGGCCCACGAGCAGCAGGAGGCCACGACGCGAGTGGTGGTCGTGCTTGTGCTCCTTGAGGTGCTCGGTGAGGTCGGCGATGCGGCGCGAGAGCATCGCCACCTGGACCTCGGGCGAGCCGGTGTCCGTCTCGGCGCTGCCGTGCTCGGCGATAATCTGCTTTTTGGTGGCGGTGTCCAGCGACACAGGCTCTCCTCGGTGGTGTGCTGCAGTGAGCTCCGCGCGGTCTGAGTCACGGGCGGATCGAAAGGGCTCACGCCGTGACGCGCACGGCAGTAGGCGAGGCTACCAGCCGGTCGGCCCGGGGACCGAATCGCGCCGGACCGGCTCGGTGAACGGATCTCCGCAGGTCAGGCCCGGTCAACCTGGGTCAGACGGTCCGGGAGCCCTGCTCGCGGCCGGTCGCGCCGTAGGGGTACGCGGCCGGCGCCGGGTCGCTCGCCGCGTCCAGGCGGGCCGTCTCCTCCGCCGACAGGTGCAGGCCGACGGCGCCGAGGTTGTCGCGCAGCTGGTCGGTGGTCCGGGCGCCGAGGATCACCGAGGTGACTGCCGGGCGGTCGTGCAGCCAGGCCAGCGCCACCTGCCCCATGGGCACCCCTCGGCCCTCGGCCACCGACTGCAAGGCGTCGACGACCGCCCAGGTCCGCGCGCTGGCGGCGCGCGGGTCGTAGGCCTCCACACCTCGCTCCGGGTTCTCGCCGAGGCGCGTCCCTCCGGTCGGCCGCTGGTCGCGGGTGTACTTGCCGGTCAACCAGCCACCGCCGAGCGGCGACCACGGGAGCAGGCCCAGGCCGTTGGCCCGGCAGGCCGGGACGATCTCCCACTCCACCTCGCGGGCGAGCAGGTTGTACTGCGGCTGGTGGGTGACCGGGGCCGCCCAGCCGCGCCGGTCGGCGAGGTCGACCGCGCGCTGGATCTGCCAGCCTGCGAAGTTCGACAGCCCGACGTAGCGCACCTTCCCGGCGCGGACCGCGTCGTCCATGAAGCGCAGCGTCTCCTCGAGCGGCGTCACGGGGTCGAAGGCGTGCACCTGGTAGAGGTCCACGGCCTCCACCCGCAGCCGGCGCAACGAGGCCTCGAGGGCACGGTCCAGGTGCCGGCGAGACAACCCGACGTCGTTGCGGTCGGTGCCCGTGGCGAAGCGCGCCTTGGTCGCCAGCACGACCCGGTCGGTGACGTCGGAGGGCCGGTCGTCGAACCAGCGGCCGACGATCTCCTCGCTGGCCCCGGGGTCGTCGCCGCCGTAGACGTCAGCGGTATCGACCAAGGTGCCGCCCGCCTCGACGAAGACATCGAGCTGGTCGTGGCCGGCCGCCTCGTCGGTCTCGACGCCGAACGTCATGGTTCCCAGGGCGTACGTCGACACGGCGGCGCCGCTGCCGCCCAGGGTTCGATGCTCCATGGCGACCGACCCTAAGGTGCTGACGACGTCGCCGCGCGTCGCAGGGCGAGGTAGGCCGCCCGGACCCCGACCGCGCGCTCAAGGTCGTCGGTGATCTCGTGGAAGAACTGGTCTCGGTACGTCGCATCGGTCACGGCGTAGACCGTGAAGTAGAGCCCGGAGAACGCGGCCAGGAAGATGCTCACCTGCAGCAGCTCCTGGGACAGAAAGCGCAGGCCCGGGACTTGGTGCGGCGCGGCGTCACCGACCCAGCTGGAGATGACCGAGTCCTCGATCGCGACCGCCCCGAATGACAGGAAGAAGACCCACACCGCGAGCGACAGCAGCAGCACCTGAGACATCTGGGTGATGAGCAGGACCAGCAGCAGGTTGACGCGCTGCTTGCGTGCAAGCGGCTCGGCACGCACGTCGTCCTCGACGTCGCCGACGCAGTCCTCGAGGGGGCTGCCGGCGACCGCCCTGCGCACCGCGTCGGGGTCGAGGTCGTCGTTGACCGCCGCCACCTCCTCGGGCAGCCGGGCCACCAGGAAGCCCACCGCCAGCGCCCCGAAGAACGCCACGGCCAGCCAGAGCACGGGTGTCGACAGCGAGGACGCGACCTGCCACACCTCGGTGTTGATGAACAGGAACGTCGTGAACAGCAGGAGCATCGGCAGCGCGCGGGTCACCAGGCGGAACAGCGAGGACACCTCGCGGAAGCTGCGCAGCAGCGCCCACCGCGCGATGGGCCCGGCGTCGAGCACCTCGACTGCCGCGACGACGACCAGCACCGTCACGTCCGCCAGCAGCACCGTCAGCACCAGGTCGGCGTCCCGCCGAAGGGCGCCGACGGCCGCCGCCGGCGCGAGAGTGAACACCGCGACCTCGACCAGGCCGACCCGGCTCGGGCGCTCGAGCGCCCGCTGCCGGCGGGCCAGGTTGGCCACCGCCCACACGAGGACGAGCGCCAGGACGCCGAGGCCGGCGTAGACCAGCCGGGGGCCCCAGTCCTGTCCCCCGGGCACCGCGAGCAGCAGGGAGCCGAACCACGCCAGCACGAGGACGACGAGCGAGCGACCGCGCACCAGGTCGTCGAGGGTGATGCTGCGCCCCTCGACGAAGAACGGCAGCCCGTGGTCGAGGAACCAGCGCTCGGTCGCCCGGACGTCCTCCCGCGTGTCCCGGCTCCCTCGACCGCCTGTCGTCACGGGGCCTCGGTGATGCGCCGCGCATGCACGACGTCCAGGCCCATCTGCGCCACGAGCGGCTCCACGCCGGCGTAGGCGATGGTCTCGCGCAGCCGTTGCACGAACTCGACGCCGACCCGCTCGCCGTAGAGCTCGAGGTCGTCCCGGTCGAGCACGTACGCCTCCACCCGGCGAACGGTGCCGCCGAAGGTGGGGTTGGTGCCGACGGAGACCGCGGCGGGCAGCGTCGTGCCGTCGGCCCGGACCAGCCAGCCGGCGTAGACGCCGTCGGCGGGCACGGCGACGTCGGCGTCCAGCGCGAGGTTGGCCGTCGGGTAACCGAGCTCCCGGCCCCGCTTGTCGCCCTCCACGACCGGCCCCACGACGCGGTGCGGCCGGCCCAACGCGGCCGCGGCGGCCACGACGTCGCCCTCGGCGAGGCACTGCCGGACGTACGTCGACGACCACCGGGCGGTGTCGCCGGCGAGCGGCAGGGCACGCACCGCGAAGCCGTGTCGCTCGCCGTCGACGCGCAGGGTCTCGACGTTTCCGGCGGCCCGGTGGCCGTAGCGGAAGTTCTCACCCACGTGCACCTCGACGGCGTGCAGCGCCTCGACGAGCACGTCGTCGACGAACCGGCTGGGCTCCCACAGCGAGAGCTCACGGGTGAACGGCAGGACCAGGGTCGCGCCCACCCCGAGATGGTCGAGCAGGTCGAGGCGTCGGTCCAGGTCGGTCAGCCGCAGCGGCGCGGAGTCCGGGTGGATCACCGACATCGGGTGCGGGTCGAACGTCGTGACGACGGGAACCGCGGCGATCTCGGCGGCCCGCGCGACGACTCCCGCGACGACCTGCTGGTGCCCGCGGTGCACGCCGTCGAAGTTGCCGATGGTCACGACAGGCCCCGGCGGCGACGCGACGCCACCCTGCCGCTCGACCTCGTCGAGACCGTGCCAGACCTGCACCGCGCACCTCCCTGTGGAACGGCCGCGGGCCAGCCTAAGGCTGCCGGACGCGCGGACAGGCCCCGGCCTGTCAGCCGGGGCCTGTCGTCACGCGGAGGAACGCGTCAGGTGCCTTCTCCGCCGCCGGGCAGCGTGGTGCCGCCCTGGGTAAGCGTGTAGCCGGCGTACTGGGCGACCGACGCACCCGGGTCGTCGGCCGTCACGATGAAGCCGGCGAACGTCGGGCTCGCGATACCGAGCGTGTCCGACACGTCACCGGTCCAGGTGTTGCCCGCCCCCAGTGTCAGGGTCCGGGCGCTGGCCTGGGAACCGTTCCAGCCGACGAGCTGGACGGTCCAGCCCGCCACCGGCACCGGCACCGCGCCCGTCAGCGACGTCCACTTCGACAGGTCGGTTGCGTCCGCCACGGGCGTGCCGCCGACCGACATCCCGCTGAGCCACACGCCGCCCGCGTTCACCGAACCGTCCGACATGTAGCGGACCGCGAGCCAGATCGTCTGGCCGGCGTAGTTCGCCAGGTCGAACGTCTGCGGCACGACGCCGCCGGAGCTGCCGGTCAGACCCGGCAGCTGGGTCCGGATCGTGGCCAGTGCTTGCGGGTCCGCGGCGCTCGTCGTGTTCGCGTTGGACAGGCTGACCCACTTCTTCTCCGTGGAGTCGTAGACCTGCACGAAGGCGAAGTCCCACGCGGGCTCGGTCTCGTACTGGAGGTCCAGGGTCACCGTCGGGCTTCCGGCCGGCACCGTGATCTGCCGAGCGATGGCCCGGTCGAGGTTGTTGGCGTTGCCGGAGAACAGCCTTCCGTCCGCAGCCTTCGTCCACTCCACCGGCTTGGGCTTGTATCCCTCGGCGCCGTCGAAGGTGACCGCTGCGCCGTCGGTAACCTTGAGCCAGTCAGCACCGTTCGTCGGAGCGCCCGAGGTGCTGTAGGCCTGCGGCGTGTCCCAGTTGATGTGCGCGTTGAGCGACGCCGTCTTCATCGCTGCCGTGCGTCCCGCGTCGACGAGCGTCCGGGTGTCCAGGGCCTTGTCGAGGGCCATCGACGCCAGGAAGTCGTGGATGACGTCGAGCGGCGTGCCGCTCACCCCGAACTGGGTCATGACTGCCTGCAGGCCGGCGAATCCGTTCTTGTCCTGGTTGTGCAGCGCCGTCATGAACGCGTCACCGCCGAAGTGGCTCCACAGGTACTCCTGGAAGGCGTACGCGATGCCGTAGTCGGCGAGGATCTCCGGTGCACCCTGGTCCTGCCACCGGGTCAGCGACTGCTCAGGGCCGCCGAAGGCCGGGTCGTCGTTGAAGCCGAACCAGGTCTGCAGGTGGCCGTCGACGTCTGGGTCGTCGCTGGCCGGGTCCAGGCTCGGGTCGACGTAGCCGACCAGGGTCTGCGCCCAGTCGGAGAGGCCCTCGTTGATCCAGGTCGACTCGCCCGGGCTCGCGTAGTACTCCAGCAGGTGCTGGTACTCGTGCGCGAAGGTGCCCTCGTAGGTCAGCGGCCGCGGGTCGCCGAACGGCCGCAGGATCTTCGCGCTGCAGGCGGCGTAGTCGGCGTCCGCCGAGTCGTCCGGCGGGTTGGTGCCGGTGCGGTGGATCCAGTCCCACGAGTCCAGCGTCATGACGTTGCGGTTGGTGTACTCGTTGAACAGCGACCAGAAGAAGCCCGCGATGTAGGTGCGGCCGTCGGCGGCCGTCGGGTCGTAGTAGTTCTGGTCGCGGACGTTGTCCACCAGCGTGACGATCCGGTCGCCCTCACCCTTGAAGTTGCGGGCCGGCAGCCCGTAGAAGTGGGCGTACGCCCGGGTGAGCGGCGTGACGCTGCCGTCGCGGTCCGGCGGGACCGAGAAGACTTTCGACTCCTTCGGGTAGATGTTGGTGTCGAACTCGTCGATGAAGTCCGCCACCTGCTGGTCGGTGACGACGATGCCCTCGCCATTGCCGACCGTGTTGCGGCACGCTCCCTCTGAGCCCGCCGGGAAGGCGAGGTTCTTGGCGACCCAGACCTCGACGTTGTCGCCGATGCCGCGCAGCACGTACTGCTTGACGTAGGTGAAGTCGCCCTTGTCGTCGAGCGCCGGCCACTTCCGCACGGTGCCGACCTTGAACTGGTCGCTCTTCACGCCGGAGCCGCCGGCGTTGGCGCCCTTCCGGGAGAGGCGCAGCGGCTTGCCGTTGTTGTAGTCGCCGTTGATCAGGCGGACGTCCGACTTACCCCTGCTGCCGTTCGCCGCCTGCGCGGTCACTGCCCCCGGCGCCGACGCCGAGCCCCGTGGCGAGCAGGCCGAGTGCGGCCGTGACCGCGACACCCCGAGTCGTCCGCCGACGCGCCGGTGCTCGTTCCATATGCCCACCTCCGACGTGAGATCCGCGCTTGTGCGGTCATCTGACCA
This region of Actinomycetes bacterium genomic DNA includes:
- a CDS encoding IS110 family transposase yields the protein RAYVTRRTQQGLSKREVMRCLKRYIARELYADLPQQMLA
- the dapB gene encoding 4-hydroxy-tetrahydrodipicolinate reductase, encoding MATQVGVLGAYGRMGAAATAAVEAAEDLDLVARLGSGDERSALTDAGARVAVDLTRPDVVMDNVRFCVEHGIHVVVGTSGMSPDRLAEVESWLAGAPEVGVVVAPNFAVGAVLMMRFAAQAAPWFESVEVVELHHPDKGDAPSGTARRTAELVAAARRKAGLGPVPDATTSDPDGARGADVDGVHVHAVRARGLVASQEVLLGGPGETLTLRHDSTDRSSFMPGVLLAVRQVASRPGLTVGLEHLMGL
- a CDS encoding pitrilysin family protein, with product MGRQATRTLDRGDGGGGLVRHTVLPGGLRIVTEAVPTVRSVTVGVWVGVGSRDESPALAGASHYLEHLLFKGTRRRDALAISASIDAVGGEMNAFTSKEYTCFYARVLDADLPLAVDVVCDLVTSSVIRGSDVDAERGVILEEIAMHEDDPTDMVHDQFAQVLFGDAPIARPVLGTVESIETIRRSAINGYYRRRYQPQDMVVAVAGNVDHANVVRLVKAAFAQAGMLDGDTDPTQARAGGRAPATRPGDVRVVRRPSEQANVVLGGAGIARTDERRFALGVLNAALGGGMSSRLFQEVREKRGLAYSVYSYHAQYADTGLFGVYAGCVPRKVDEVLAICRDEVDKVAAAGITLEELDRGKGQLRGSLVLGLEDTGSRMSRIGKAELVYGELLSVDDVLARIEAVTLDDVAAVASDLLAVRPTLAVVGPFDEDRDFTSAVA
- a CDS encoding polyribonucleotide nucleotidyltransferase; protein product: MEGQNVHTADAVIDNGSFGKRTVRFETGRLARQAAGSVAAYLDDDTMLLSATTAGKHPKDQLDFFPLTVDVEERMYAAGRIPGSFFRREGRPSEDAILTCRLIDRPLRPTFAKGLRNEVQVVITVMALDPKDMYDVVAINAASASTQLSGLPFSGPVGATRVALIDDQWVAFPTHEQLESAVFDMVVAGRTVNTPKGEDVAIMMVEAEATTAAWHLIKDDAKTAPTEEVVAQGLEAAKPFIKVLCEAQQQLASAVNKPTAEFPRFLDYQDDVLEAVSSLVGDDLGQALTIAAKQERETELDRLKESAKEKLAGQFEGREKEISAAYRAVTKKLVRQRILRDKVRIDGRGLSDIRTLAAEVEVLPRVHGSALFERGETQILGVTTLNMLRMEQMIDTLNPENRKRYMHNYNFPPYSTGETGRVGSPKRREIGHGALAERAILPVLPAREEFPYAIRQVSEALGSNGSTSMGSVCASTMSLLQAGVPLRAPVAGIAMGLISDTVDGETEYAALTDILGAEDAFGDMDFKVAGTREFVTAIQLDTKLDGIPASVLASALTQAKEARLHILDVMHEAIDAPDEMSPHAPRIITIKIPVDQIGAVIGPKGKMINQIQDDTGAEISIEDDGTIYIGATDGPKAEAARTMINGIANPTMPEVGERYLGTVVKTTTFGAFVSLVPGRDGLLHISKLRALAGGKRVDNVEDVVKVGDKVQVQIAEIDPRGKLSLVPVEAGDTADGAPAGPPADASVEA
- the rpsO gene encoding 30S ribosomal protein S15, whose product is MSLDTATKKQIIAEHGSAETDTGSPEVQVAMLSRRIADLTEHLKEHKHDHHSRRGLLLLVGRRRRLLNYLAKKDINRYRALIEKLGLRR
- a CDS encoding aldo/keto reductase — protein: MEHRTLGGSGAAVSTYALGTMTFGVETDEAAGHDQLDVFVEAGGTLVDTADVYGGDDPGASEEIVGRWFDDRPSDVTDRVVLATKARFATGTDRNDVGLSRRHLDRALEASLRRLRVEAVDLYQVHAFDPVTPLEETLRFMDDAVRAGKVRYVGLSNFAGWQIQRAVDLADRRGWAAPVTHQPQYNLLAREVEWEIVPACRANGLGLLPWSPLGGGWLTGKYTRDQRPTGGTRLGENPERGVEAYDPRAASARTWAVVDALQSVAEGRGVPMGQVALAWLHDRPAVTSVILGARTTDQLRDNLGAVGLHLSAEETARLDAASDPAPAAYPYGATGREQGSRTV
- a CDS encoding bifunctional riboflavin kinase/FAD synthetase gives rise to the protein MQVWHGLDEVERQGGVASPPGPVVTIGNFDGVHRGHQQVVAGVVARAAEIAAVPVVTTFDPHPMSVIHPDSAPLRLTDLDRRLDLLDHLGVGATLVLPFTRELSLWEPSRFVDDVLVEALHAVEVHVGENFRYGHRAAGNVETLRVDGERHGFAVRALPLAGDTARWSSTYVRQCLAEGDVVAAAAALGRPHRVVGPVVEGDKRGRELGYPTANLALDADVAVPADGVYAGWLVRADGTTLPAAVSVGTNPTFGGTVRRVEAYVLDRDDLELYGERVGVEFVQRLRETIAYAGVEPLVAQMGLDVVHARRITEAP
- a CDS encoding peptidase M6; translation: MTAQAANGSRGKSDVRLINGDYNNGKPLRLSRKGANAGGSGVKSDQFKVGTVRKWPALDDKGDFTYVKQYVLRGIGDNVEVWVAKNLAFPAGSEGACRNTVGNGEGIVVTDQQVADFIDEFDTNIYPKESKVFSVPPDRDGSVTPLTRAYAHFYGLPARNFKGEGDRIVTLVDNVRDQNYYDPTAADGRTYIAGFFWSLFNEYTNRNVMTLDSWDWIHRTGTNPPDDSADADYAACSAKILRPFGDPRPLTYEGTFAHEYQHLLEYYASPGESTWINEGLSDWAQTLVGYVDPSLDPASDDPDVDGHLQTWFGFNDDPAFGGPEQSLTRWQDQGAPEILADYGIAYAFQEYLWSHFGGDAFMTALHNQDKNGFAGLQAVMTQFGVSGTPLDVIHDFLASMALDKALDTRTLVDAGRTAAMKTASLNAHINWDTPQAYSTSGAPTNGADWLKVTDGAAVTFDGAEGYKPKPVEWTKAADGRLFSGNANNLDRAIARQITVPAGSPTVTLDLQYETEPAWDFAFVQVYDSTEKKWVSLSNANTTSAADPQALATIRTQLPGLTGSSGGVVPQTFDLANYAGQTIWLAVRYMSDGSVNAGGVWLSGMSVGGTPVADATDLSKWTSLTGAVPVPVAGWTVQLVGWNGSQASARTLTLGAGNTWTGDVSDTLGIASPTFAGFIVTADDPGASVAQYAGYTLTQGGTTLPGGGEGT